From Oryza sativa Japonica Group chromosome 4, ASM3414082v1, one genomic window encodes:
- the LOC107276874 gene encoding uncharacterized protein, translating to MPGWMIGLQLFWNAWMIRLAILSSFVAQLLLVFLADVRRRKATGMETLVLWLAYQLANWAPTFALGKLSSIGGSTPSSQSVQLVTIWAALLMFHAGGPDNITSYSLEDNILSWRDMIGFFMQVLGTIYILYKNVFFSSGGTIVRVSSSVMFIMGIVKYGERAFALRRAKLEKMRSSSQKEAEQKKPIKLSNSIRNLRRIGRRKMDNNEQILLAAHDMLHITKGAFIDNMAYEHDVDKQEIVRPETWNENEMLYDVVDMELSLMYDILYTKAAMVHTWGGYAIRFSSHFITSAMFLLFWSQSKEGLQQPDVLITYIVLGGIVILDIKWLLRAVASTWTYSFLHDRPRSWLHHSLLCSGKWRMIRRSIVSLDPSRFFSKDHPTTSYRRWLGIIGQYNLFDECTRDITWKLKMWKSVLELVSLDDRWMEYRYHNSLGFHMLCYQSSDVRNLMFESIWECLKSAYPPIIPDKQPPMVPALELPEQVAAVLAEPQAAMHRELEEALDFAPAFQETILILHITTDIFLLISGEYASSLRHVRAIKALSNYMVFLVVVRPSMLPGLKLRSLYEGALKALNEIKGNQLQSSVNNSVEGKKNLAQLLIDKEKQPKPMRPMNISNWRPGYSTHKSRPELASALFDQNIILSDGTSFALALLSRVMKIPGEKSNITTPKTFSSESPGFDRYKRLKQLIPELKKWDKEDFSMSEMLEHIFMAWVRLLMFASVRCTRDSHAKQLACGGELTTILWILNEHAGVFRIDHRDGKKKKPEEFFSY from the coding sequence ATGCCTGGATGGATGATTGGCTTGCAGCTCTTCTGGAATGCGTGGATGATCCGGTTGGCAATACTCTCCAGCTTCGTGGCACAActcctcctcgtcttcctcgccGATGTTCGCCGCCGTAAAGCCACAGGCATGGAGACGTTGGTCCTGTGGCTGGCGTACCAGTTGGCTAATTGGGCCCCGACGTTCGCGCTTGGCAAGCTGTCCTCCATCGGCGGCAGCACACCGTCGTCCCAGTCGGTGCAGCTGGTGACGATCTGGGCCGCATTGCTGATGTTCCATGCTGGTGGTCCGGACAACATCACCTCCTACTCCTTGGAAGACAACATCCTATCATGGCGCGACATGATAGGGTTTTTCATGCAGGTGTTGGGAACAATCTATATACTGTACAAGAATGTATTCTTCAGTAGCGGCGGCACGATTGTCCGGGTGTCCTCATCAGTCATGTTCATCATGGGCATTGTCAAGTATGGGGAGAGAGCATTCGCTCTGCGGCGCGCCAAGCTAGAGAAGATGCGAAGTTCAAGCCAAAAGGAGGCCGAGCAGAAGAAGCCAATAAAACTAAGCAATAGCATCCGAAACTTAAGGCGTATAGGCCGCAGGAAGATGGACAATAACGAGCAAATCCTGCTGGCGGCTCATGACATGCTCCATATCACCAAGGGCGCCTTCATCGACAATATGGCTTACGAGCATGATGTCGACAAACAAGAGATTGTCCGCCCTGAAACCTGGAATGAGAATGAGATGTTGTACGATGTGGTGGACATGGAGCTCTCCCTCATGTATGACATCTTGTACACCAAGGCAGCCATGGTCCACACATGGGGTGGCTATGCCATCCGTTTCTCCTCCCATTTCATCACATCTGCAATGTTCTTGCTGTTTTGGTCTCAGAGCAAGGAAGGTCTGCAGCAGCCTGACGTTTTGATCACCTATATCGTACTGGGTGGCATCGTCATCCTGGATATCAAATGGCTCCTCAGAGCAGTGGCCTCGACATGGACCTATTCCTTCTTGCATGATAGGCCACGCTCCTGGCTTCACCATTCCCTTCTGTGCTCAGGGAAATGGCGCATGATTCGCCGTTCCATCGTCTCCCTGGATCCGTCGAGGTTCTTTTCCAAGGATCATCCAACAACTAGCTATAGGAGGTGGCTAGGAATCATTGGGCAATACAACTTGTTTGACGAGTGCACTCGTGACATAACATGGAAGTTGAAGATGTGGAAATCAGTGTTGGAATTAGTTTCACTGGATGACCGTTGGATGGAGTACAGATACCACAACTCGTTGGGCTTTCATATGTTATGCTATCAGTCATCAGATGTTAGGAACCTTATGTTCGAAAGTATATGGGAATGTCTCAAGTCAGCGTACCCGCCTATTATTCCTGACAAGCAGCCGCCCATGGTGCCCGCATTGGAATTACCAGAACAAGTAGCGGCGGTGTTGGCGGAACCGCAAGCAGCAATGCATCGGGAACTAGAAGAGGCTCTGGACTTTGCACCTGCATTCCAAGAGACCATCCTTATCTTGCACATCACCACAGACATCTTCCTCTTGATCAGTGGTGAATATGCATCATCGTTGCGGCATGTACGGGCGATCAAGGCACTGTCGAATTACATGGTGTTCCTCGTCGTGGTGCGCCCAAGCATGCTACCAGGCCTTAAGCTACGCAGCCTGTACGAAGGTGCCCTCAAAGCACTGAACGAAATTAAGGGCAACCAATTACAATCTTCTGTTAATAACAGCGTGGAAGGAAAGAAGAATCTCGCCCAACTCCTAATAGACAAGGAGAAACAGCCCAAACCCATGAGGCCGATGAATATCAGCAACTGGAGGCCAGGATATAGTACCCACAAGTCGAGGCCAGAACTCGCAAGTGCTCTTTTCGACCAGAATATAATTCTCTCTGACGGAACTAGCTTCGCCTTGGCGCTGCTAAGTCGGGTAATGAAAATCCCAGGAGAAAAGTCCAACATTACGACGCCCAAAACCTTCAGCTCCGAATCCCCTGGCTTCGATAGGTATAAAAGACTTAAGCAGTTGATTCCTGAACTGAAAAAATGGGACAAGGAGGACTTCTCTATGTCGGAAATGCTGGAACATATCTTCATGGCATGGGTGCGTCTTCTGATGTTTGCGTCGGTCCGATGCACAAGGGATTCCCATGCCAAGCAGCTCGCCTGTGGCGGCGAGCTCACAACCATCCTCTGGATCCTCAATGAACATGCTGGCGTATTTCGCATTGATCACAGGGATGGCAAAAAGAAAAAGCCTGAAGAGTTCTTTTCCTACTAA